The Lycium barbarum isolate Lr01 chromosome 10, ASM1917538v2, whole genome shotgun sequence genome includes a region encoding these proteins:
- the LOC132615192 gene encoding shugoshin-1, protein MEVNSPRKKLADISNLPVRKRFSSQDKKPETVSKESIERIQKENLALTRMLAERNKIIEITGLEVEKLRINMRKMQQQNQQLAQANSKMLAELNTDKDRVKTLRHELGCIKGLLNARKSEAEEQPRIEMCQNLNDEAKPMKCEEARDLSLGNGDDEKDKNLKRIRQSKSVGSSEQVQSEDKMENKRSCVRRQSARFKPEALKPNEDSLEVQDKYALDPPTSDPVQENSSTSICISSNGLDCNPSSRFEPIQFGRSSLSRPSREAAKKVQSYKEIPVNIKMRRPQ, encoded by the exons ATGGAGGTTAATTCTCCAAGGAAAAAGCTTGCTGATATCAGCAATTTGCCGGTGCGAAAGAGATTCTCTAGCCAAGATAAGAAGCCAGAAACTGTTTCCAAAGAGTCTATAGAAAGGATCCAGAAG GAAAATTTGGCGTTGACAAGGATGTTAGCAGAAAGAAA CAAAATTATTGAAATAACTGGACTAGAGGTAGAGAAACTGAGAATTAATATGCGGAAAATGCAACAACAAAATCAGCAGCTCGCTCAAGCAAACAGTAAAATGCTTGCG gAACTAAATACAGATAAAGATAGG GTAAAAACATTACGACATGAGCTTGGATGCATAAAGGGCTTACTTAATGCTCGAAAGTCTGAAGCAGAG GAGCAACCAAGAATAGAAATGTGCCAGAATCTGAATGATGAG GCGAAACCCATGAAGTGTGAGGAGGCAAGAGATCTATCATTAGGAAATGGAGACGATGAGAAAGACAAAAATCTCAAAAGGATACGTCAGTCAAAGA GCGTGGGATCTTCTGAGCAAGTTCAATCTGAGGATAAGATGGAAAATAAAAG ATCCTGTGTAAGGAGGCAGTCTGCTCGGTTTAAACCTGAGGCACTAAAACCCAATGAAGATTCTTTGGAGGTACAAGACAAATATGCTCTGGACCCACCAACAAGTGATCCAGTGCAAGAAAATAGTTCGACATCAATTTGCATATCATCCAATGGTCTAGACTGCAATCCTTCATCGAGGTTTGAACCTATACAGTTCGGAAGATCATCTCTGAGTAGGCCATCAAGGGAGGCAGCTAAGAAGGTCCAGTCATACAAGGAAATTCCTGTGAACATAAAAATGCGAAGACCACAATGA